A genomic window from Antedon mediterranea chromosome 4, ecAntMedi1.1, whole genome shotgun sequence includes:
- the LOC140046526 gene encoding uncharacterized protein yields the protein MLRNSFRLLKKVRTTEQCRSNVKLLRPLSNSAGLQTKKDGNRISTPSSKSYHGALPQLEVPDANAFKGLQTEFPCLSKNDTSGPEPEYHKVVSGFKKFHYKEPYYLKYNNAVLPDLQVAYETWGELNEDKSNAVIIHAGLSASSHAKSHKDNPKPGWWEKFVGPGCSVDTNQFFVICTNTIGGCYGTSGPSSVNPLTGKCYATTFPLPSLDDMVHIQFLLLDHLGIDKLHASVGSSLGGMCSLNAAALYPDRVNRVISISGCARSHPSSIAMRYLQRRCIMTDPAWMKGQYYGKSYPKMGMKLAREIATITYRSGPEWEQRFGNKRINESDEPSLCPSFLIESYIEHQGETFCNKYDPNSLLYISKAMDLFDMSEGFDSLQEGLARITCPVMIIGVQTDILFPVWQQRDLFELLKKSGNEAVTYYELNSIYGHDTFLLDVNNVGAAVKGHLETGLPSSSS from the exons ATGCTTCGTAACTCATTCCGTCTACTCAAGAAGGTCCGGACAACCGAACAATGTCGATCAAACGTCAAGTTATTGCGTCCGTTAAGCAACAGTGCGGGACTACAGACTAAAAAAGACGGAAACCGGATCAGTACCCCTTCATCAAAAAGCTACCATGGGGCTTTACCACAACTTGAAGTACCTGATGCAAATGCGTTTAAAGGTTTGCAAACCGAATTTCCATGTCTTTCGAAAAA TGATACCAGTGGTCCCGAACCTGAATATCACAAAGTCGTGTCTGGTTTCAAGAAATTTCACTATAAGGAACCATATTACCTGAAGTACAACAATGCAGTGCTGCCCGACTTGCAGGTTGCCTATGAGACATGGGGAGAGCTAAATGAAGACAAGTCAAATGCTGTTATTATACATGCCGGACTATCTGCTAGTTCACATGCTAAAAGTCACAAG GATAACCCTAAACCAGGATGGTGGGAGAAGTTTGTAGGACCTGGCTGTTCAGTTGATACAAATCAGTTCTTTGTTATTTGCACCAACACAATTGGAGGCTGCTATGGTACCTC TGGCCCATCATCAGTGAATCCACTGACTGGTAAATGTTACGCCACAACATTCCCACTGCCATCATTAGACGACATGGTTCATATTCAATTTCTATTACTGGATCATTTAGGCATAGATAAG cTACATGCATCTGTTGGTTCTTCACTTGGTGGCATGTGTTCTTTGAATGCTGCTGCTCTTTATCCAGACAGAGTTAATAG ggTTATTTCTATATCTGGATGTGCCAGATCTCATCCATCATCAATCGCTATGCGGTATCTCCAAAGACGTTGCATAATGACCGATCCTGCTTGGATGAAGGGCCAATACTACGGAAAGTCGTACCCTAAAATGGGTATGAAGCTAGCTAG AGAGATTGCCACAATTACCTACCGAAGTGGCCCAGAGTGGGAACAACGATTCGGTAATAAAAGAATTAATGAGAGTGATGAACCAAGTTTGTGTCCAAGCTTTTTAATTGAAAGCTACATTGAACATCAAGGAGAGACGTTTTGTAACAAATATGATCCAAACTCTTTACTATATATCTCAAAG gCAATGGATCTATTTGATATGAGTGAAGGATTTGACTCTCTTCAAGAGGGCTTGGCTAGGATCACTTGTCCAGTTATGATCATCGGTGTCCAGACTGATATACTCTTTCCAGTATGGCAGCAGAGAGATCTCTTTGAACTCCTTAAGAAATCAG GTAATGAAGCTGTTACATATTATGAATTGaattccatatatgggcatgatacATTTCTATTGGATGTTAACAATGTTGGAGCAGCTGTGAAG GGACATTTGGAAACTGGcctaccatcatcatcatcttga